One genomic segment of Arachis duranensis cultivar V14167 chromosome 4, aradu.V14167.gnm2.J7QH, whole genome shotgun sequence includes these proteins:
- the LOC107483714 gene encoding LOW QUALITY PROTEIN: polygalacturonase QRT3 (The sequence of the model RefSeq protein was modified relative to this genomic sequence to represent the inferred CDS: inserted 1 base in 1 codon): MMRFLISFLPFFFLVVVLQEATCFNQHKELSHNIRNKLKGRLAISLSHSPSQTAKARSRVVYPAEYGADTSGARDSSDAIIKALEDAFSLESEAELLPGVKDLGGVLVDLQGGNYTISKPIKFPSSAAGNLVVQGGTLRASDAFPTDRHLVELWASSSQKLSKTASFDDLYNKKLQQPKGIYYEDITFRDILFDSGYHGGGIFVVDSARIRINNCFFLHFTTEGILVQGGHETYISSCFLGQHSTVGGDSGERQFSGTAIELASNDNAITDIAIFSXSVGIVLRGQANIVTGVHCYNKATGFGGIGILVMLAGNSQTRIDNCYMDYTAIVMEDPVQVHVTNGFFLGDANIVLKSIKGQISGLKIVNNMFTGNPNAKVPIVALDGVFGNVDQVVIDLNSVDGMGLRSTVGKQSVAGNGTKWVADFSGVLVFPNRINHIQYSFYSQGGPNNNNNNKFVPHAVTNVTNNVVVVESDKPVNGVVSFLVEQ; the protein is encoded by the exons ATGATGAGATTTTTAATCTCATTCTtaccctttttcttcttggtgGTGGTACTACAAGAAGCCACTTGCTTCAATCAACACAAAGAACTTTCTCATAATATTAGAAACAAACTCAAGGGTAGATTGGCCATTTCCCTCTCTCATTCACCATCACAAACGGCAAAGGCaa GAAGCAGAGTGGTGTACCCGGCGGAGTATGGCGCAGACACGAGCGGAGCACGTGACAGCAGCGACGCAATTATAAAGGCATTGGAGGATGCATTCAGTTTGGAGAGTGAGGCGGAGCTGCTTCCGGGGGTTAAAGACCTTGGGGGTGTATTGGTGGACCTGCAAGGTGGGAACTACACAATTAGCAAGCCCATCAAATTCCCTTCTTCTGCTGCTGGCAATCTTGTG GTACAAGGAGGAACGTTGAGAGCTTCTGATGCATTTCCCACTGATCGCCATCTAGTTGAGTTATGGGCATCTAGTTCCCAAAAGCTCTCAAAAACAGCATCATTTGATGACTTGTACAACAAGAAACTTCAGCAACCTAAAGGGATTTACTACGAAGACATAACATTCCGGGACATTCTATTCGATTCGGGCTACCATGGAGGAGGAATTTTTGTAGTTGATTCCGCTAGGATCCGAATCAACAACTGTTTCTTCCTCCATTTCACTACAGAGGGAATCCTAGTCCAAGGTGGCCACGAAACTTACATATCTAGCTGCTTTCTTGGGCAACACTCAACCGTAGGCGGGGACTCCGGCGAGCGACAATTCTCGGGAACTGCGATTGAACTTGCTAGCAATGATAACGCAATCACCGATATTGCGATCTTCT TCTCCGTAGGGATTGTCCTAAGGGGCCAAGCCAACATCGTTACCGGGGTCCATTGTTACAATAAGGCCACCGGTTTTGGTGGCATAGGAATCTTGGTAATGCTAGCCGGAAATTCACAAACAAGAATTGATAATTGTTACATGGATTACACAGCAATTGTGATGGAAGACCCTGTTCAAGTTCATGTCACTAATGGATTTTTCTTGGGGGATGCTAACATTGTTTTGAAATCAATTAAGGGACAAATATCAGGATTGAAGATAGTCAATAATATGTTCACTGGGAACCCTAACGCTAAAGTTCCAATTGTGGCATTAGATGGAGTGTTTGGTAACGTTGACCAGGTGGTCATTGATTTGAACAGTGTTGATGGAATGGGGTTGAGATCAACGGTTGGGAAGCAATCTGTGGCTGGGAATGGAACAAAATGGGTGGCTGATTTTTCAGGGGTTTTGGTGTTCCCTAATAGGATAAATCACATTCAATATTCATTTTATTCTCAGGGGGgacctaataataataacaataataagttTGTACCACATGCAGTGACCAATGTTACAAATAATGTCGTGGTTGTGGAAAGTGATAAACCGGTTAATGGGGTTGTTTCATTCCTAGTTGAGCAATGA